The Rhododendron vialii isolate Sample 1 chromosome 1a, ASM3025357v1 region TctcccaaaaacaaaatttggctATAATTTTAAGACCAGCAACAGCTCAATACATAATAGGAACGTAAAAGAAATGTTGGCGAAAAATGAAAACCCTtgacaaaattttcttcttGATCATAATTGACACCGGCAAAGAGAATGAAAGACTGGTTCATTGCATCTTGATTTTATCTTAAATATATCAAAGATGAGATCACAGGCACATCAACCCCGAGGACTTGTAATTTACCATACAagactttcaagtttcaacataATAGCTAGACACTTCATTATCCTAGTTAATAACCTTCCCACTTGTCAACATGGCAGGTCCACCAGAGTAAATTTTTTGCCCAAGTTCCTGTCTTTTTACTTGCCTCCTCCCTATTCTACCATGTAGCAAATTTCACATCATAACCCTCCTTCCTCTCTCAAACAGGAGGATTTTCACCTATAGATTTCATGCTctcttttgaaagaaaatttcCTAGCATGAAGCTATGTTCTGCATTTATATAAAACATGTAGTTGACAAGAAAAAGGAATCCGCAGCAGGGCATATATATTACAGAGAGTTTTAATTTATGACTCTTGACATGCTGCAACAGTTACATAGGCTATCACTCTTGTAATACAAGTTTCCAGCAAAACATGGCTACACCTCCAAAACTAGAAGAAATTCCCCGATTCCACTTCTCAAGCAGTTGTTTCTACTAAAATCTCTTCTGAGATCAGTTCCTTGTCCAACAACTTCCTTCGAAATTCCCAAATTACTttaaccaaaaacaaaagagaggaACAAAAAAGATCGGTCACAGCCCTGAAACCGACCAATGGAAGattatcaatttttagccaGCAAGAAATTAGTAGGGAATCTGTAAAACAACTAATAAGTAAAGAACATGCAAAAATGCGCATAATCATGCGAGTCAGAGCAATCTCCTGGTAGCCCATGCAAAGAGGCAAAGAGAATTAAAACATTATTCATGCATTATTTAAGTTGTTCCATACCCCAGAAACCTTTACAAATTGGCCATCCCTTGCAGTCCTTAGCTCAGTGTCCGGATAACGGGCAATGAAACCAGTAATAGATTTTCTTCCCCAACAAGTATTCCAAGTGAACACTGCAGCAACagcaacaaaaagaacaaaaaccacAACAAGAAGAATAGGATTGTGAACTGCCCCAAGAATAAAACCTCCAGCGATAAACCCCATGACAAACAGCAAACCCATTGCCCAAAGGATTGGCTTAGGGAAACTCCGGTGGAAGGAGTATTCTTCCTCTTGACTAAGGTTAGTAACAGCCGGATTGTGAACAATAGCTGCACTGTGTAACTTGAGCGAGCCTGTGGAATCCAATGAACCAGAAACTTTACGAGGAGCCCCAGATGAGTTCAGTGGGCCCGAAGAAATGGGTCCTGAAGTGATGAGGCCAGTGGTGGGCAGAAGTGGGGCTATTGGGCCAGAATTTTGGCGGGAAACAGATGCAGTTCCTCCTACTTGAGGACCAGATGACTTCTTCATCGACTCTCCATGTTTATTAAGAGGCCCAGAATTAGTCTTCTTTAGTGAAGCGGAACCACCACCCCCAGTGGAAGAAACGGAACTACGGTTTGCAGCATTGGGCGTCAATTGGCCAGAGAGTGAACCAACACCACCAAAGGATGCAGTCCTTGAAGGGGCATTGTTTATAGGTCCAGACTTCCTTGACTTGGAGCCATCTGTAGGAATATCAAACATTTTTCCGAGTTCTCCAGACTTTTTGATATCACCACCCGTGTAAGGCATGGCTACTGAGCTCATTGTGGGagacttttctttttgttgctcAGGCCGGCCTGATACGTAAAGGCCATTGCTCAACTGATGAGATCGGGATCGGGACCCCATCAAATCAATTTGTTTGATCACAATAGAAGCCAGACAACAACTAGTGCAGCACAGTGGCAATCGGGCACACAATTCCAAGTATATGAAGTTAAGAACCAAGTCTGAAGAACACTCAACTTACTGCATCCAGTAACATAATATCATCATACCTAGTCAATAGTGGAAGAAATAAGTGTTTTAGGGAtttaagaacaaaagaaaaaactccaTCCAAAACTATGTATATCAATGGATAAATTCCATGATTGAAGAACAAATATCACTGCAATAGGTACTGTCAGAAGCTTCAATCAGTCATGAGATGAAAAATAGAGGACTTGGGTCATGACCCAATGTTGAGAATTTCAACAACTCCATCTACAGCAACAAACAATACTTGTACATGTTTTTTCGTGGGGGaatgtgtgtgggtgtgtttttcATAACCAAGTGTCCGAGCCAGCTTACACGCACTTTGACTAATCCTGGGGATCATAAACCCATTGTCTACTAGCAGGGGGCCCACTTGAAACCAGAGCAAATGCTCCGTATGAATTGGCCCCAAAGGAGTTGGTAGCACCTGATAGGTTTCGAATGATAGACCTTAGgaggagcaaacccctaagccTCTAAGTCCCATACCTTGACCaataggccaaccccttggggttttgtgtgtgtgttgaccAACCATGGCATTAGCTAACCAGATTTCCCTAAATCAGGATATATATTTACTGATacaaggagaaagagagaacatGCCATGATTGGCAGAAGTCTTACTGTAAAACTAACATAGATCTGAAAAAGAAGCAGCTAAAACTCCAATCTGAAGACCATGGAAGGCTGTGGAGTCCCTTTTAAAGCCACAATCTGCAGAATTTGTATTGGTAAACGACAAAGTTGCAAGCAGATATAACATTCAAAAGCACAATGCAATCAAAATAAACCCCGATTGACCAAtcaaaatctggaaaaaaaaaaaaatctaaactcGGTATTCACATTCAACTTTCAAGATCCAAACCACGGAAAATGCTACCCTAAGCAAGAAACCCCCACGTACCCAGTTCACCATTCACAATGGGAAGTGAAATCTGACAGATCTAAAGCCCCCAGAATGGACATTGTAATAAAGGGTAACTTACAAATTTCAGACATTTGGCATGGGGAAAGAGAGATATGGAAACCAAATTTAAATGGTTAGTTTCCATGTTCAACATTAGAATCCCAAGGAAATCAGAACCCATGTGCCAAATgaggaaacaaacaaaacccacatTTTCAGATCATAAGCCGTGCACTGAGTTGAAACTCGAGAAGAACAGAATAAGAAGAGCACCTGAAAGAGAGCTTGGTGCTGGAATCTGGAGATGCACAGACACGGTGAatcagagagagacagagagagttgAAATGGGGTTGTTTTGTTGGTAAGACGACATTACGTTTTGTTTGGTAGAACTGAAATTTTAAGTTAACCCAGAAAAATAGTGGACATGATACTAGGAGTACACATTGTATATACAGTAGAAATGTGGAAACAGAAAACACACCACCCACCTTCCTCCTTGCTCGAGGAAGTTCTATTTGCACTCATTGTTTTTTCTCAGTACCCACTCGTTGTTTTACCATTTTttgttcctttgttttttttctccacactctcttttttctctatcCTCTCAACCTCTGTCATTCCTTCACCGCCGCCGCCAGTCGCAGAGGCACCTTGTGATAGATGGGTTCGGTCGGTTGACCCCGTGGAAAGTTGTTTCTTACAATGGTTGTACGGAAATTATTTATGAACTAGTAAATGACTCTCTAGAATTTAggttctgtttggaactcaggaaaaaaaaaaaagaaaggaaagaaaaatgagaggaaaatagaagagaaaatttattattcactacactcaaaatttttattttcttctctctttctctacaaccaaacaataggagggaaaattttttaattttcctttctttttcctgagTTTCAAACAGATTTTAGTGCTAACAACcatacaaaattaattttctcccttaattcaGCGATCTCGATATTTCGCGTCGATCAGAAAAAGTGTAAACGCAATGTATGCTCATCTCTTGCGTAATTGTGCTCTGTGTGCACTTCTCTCATGCAAATTAGTGTTAtacattatatatgtatatgagCTAACTGATAGAGATGCTGCTTCAGCAGCAGAAAAAGCAACAAGATACTCAAGGATGAAAAGCAACGAGCAAAGCTTTATGAAGGGATCGATCCCGGACTGGGAATCCTAGATTTCTAGATGGCGAGAATTTAGCCCTTTGTTAGCATATGTTATTGATGGAAGTGTAACACCCGAATTCTGAGGAATATTTGATTGTTTGGAAAATCACATATATTTAGGTTATCAGTATCTTGTCATGAAATTGTTTCTTTTGATGGATGAAGCAAtaagtttttgttcttttacatGTTTAACACCTGAATTCTGAGGAATGTTTgattgtttttaaaatcacatataTTTAGGTTATCGGTATCTTGTCATGAAATTGTTTCTTTTGATGGATGAAGAAAtaagtttttgttcttttgcatGTTCAACTCATATAATGTGGACAAATTTCTAATAAGAAAACCGACCACCACACAAGATCCATCTTCTTTCAGTCTTCCagaatatgaaattttttcgatTCCAAAATATTGAGAACATGGTGAACAATCAAAGGTCCCTTTGCACGATCTGGGTGAAGGATTGTTTCTTTCTCTAATTTGTTAATATATTTTCCACCAACGGGCAATGGCTGATTGTTCGATAATACTTTTCTAAACAAAACTTCATTTGTTTGACTGTAAATTTTGGACAAAAGGTAGTGGTGGCCAATCGTTGGGCGGGGTTCAAAAGGGTAGTGGTTGATGGTGGCTAAGACTGGGCTAGGTGTTGAGGTTAAAAGCGGTTGGGTCTAGGGAAATTAGGGGTACTTGGGTAATTAAAAGGAATAAATGGATCTGGTGGGAATACTGAGGAAGAATGAGGGTCGAGAATAGAAATCTCCACCCTTTCGGTTTTGTACCCATTCTATCAGGATTCTGCCACTATATCAAACCAAGctaatcaagctgatttttttcgtGAATATACTACACTATAGTCATACAAGATGAATGATTTGGatataataataatttataTGATGGGGTCTGCAATGGGCGGTAGAtcaaaccgttcatcttgtatgACTTATAGTGTAGTATATTcacgaaaaaaaaataacttaattggatatcgATAAATCAATTAAGAGttcaattttagtttataaaatagacggtgTGATCCTGTCAAGTTAAATTGTCCATGACCATCTattttataaaacaaaattcGATTTTGCTAACCTTCACCTACTAGGCGGATGATAATATGCACATAATTCCAAACAAGTTTAGATATTAGTTCATATCTCACGGATATCAATATACTTTCataaatatcaatacacttttttcgAATATCAATACACCTTTTACCAATTATACTACACCATTTAGACGGATGTTAGAATAATccaacaaaatttaaattttgatacacCTATCAATGTTCtatgaagctaattttttgaacaagaaTACTACTCTTCAGgcccctacaagatgaacgattcagatcgaCAATTAACACACCGTGGGACCCAAAATAATAGTGGTGGAAAACCTATAATTTTTGCTATCGGCGGAAGGAATTTAATCTCGTAATATTTTTTGCTAGATCAATTTTGAATTAATGAATTGTTTCAATTGTGATATAGTCCTGATTTtgggaaattttattttaggaTAAATGGAACCAGAGATGAAGTTTCATGGAAGTCAGAATTGGTATTTAAGTGATCGATAGAACCCTTATCAATAAAACAACTCAATATTTGAATTATATGTACATAAATTTAATGGCCCAAATTTATTCctcataaatcctacggctgaGAAGAGTCCTAAGGCTGGAAAATCCTATTTTCAATCTTCTCTAACATTTCCTATtccaactctcttttgttatggaaagatagaaagcaataaaatttcattgccTAAAAAAATagccggattttgaaataagaaagggaagtaatttttgaaaccttagcactctctctctccaaaacaaGGCGAAATATTCTCTAATTTTTCCTATCCCAATATCATGTATAAAATTAGTGCAAGGCAGAtcgtaaactaaacaaaagggtaataaatatttttgtctATCGGTTGatcaatttaaatttttttggtttgtgttttttttttttttgtaaactaaacaaaagggtaagaaaaaaaTCTTTCTGTATAAATTAGTTTCGTTGGCGGGGGTGGTCAATAATttcgtaatttattttaattgtgttCAAAACGCTTTGCGCCAAACTCTAGTACATTTCTATTATAGAAACATGTTTCCATGTTAGTAGCTATTAATAAGAGATCTttcagagtatttttttttttgataagtgagATCTTTCAGAGTTATACAATTCATGGTACTTcttacaaaaatcaaaatttagtAACTCTCTCTACAaatccaactctctctctctctctctctctctctctctctctcttgttaaCAATGTTGGGCAGATGAACTaacaaaattttccaatttcatCGAAGGAGATACTACATTTTCTAATAAAAATCTGAAACGTGCATGGTTGGAGCGGTCTTCCGCCTCTCAGTCCGTCCTCCAAAATAGCAACAGGGCACGCTTAGTTAACCTGGCAAAAATAATACCTATATGTTGTACTAGCATTTTCCGTCAAAGAATAGGTTAGTTTtggtattatttttttctttcgtgATTATCAACCAGTGCACTTAGCACGCGTTTTAGgctaatatatataatatagtagTACAATAAACTATGCAGATACATCCAACTGATAATTAAATATAAGGGCAAATTGAGTAgcaccaaaattatttttctttcttgtacAGCTATACTAGTGTGGCGTTGAGGTTTTACCTAATGGGCAGTGACGGTCCAACGAAGAACCAGGAGGtcaattttccttttcctttttttttttttcccccaacgGCCAATAGTGGCGTAGTCAGAAATTTAGGTCGGTGGAAGCACCATTGAGCAtggttttagaattttctatctTTTACTTATAGTAAACAACTATAACATGAAATAAATGAACTTAAGACATAAAAttgtgctacaatacacacacacacacacacacacacacacacacacatatatatatatatatatatatatataattagttTTTGGGGAAAACAAGTACGTAGAAGAgtactttttttgaaaacttgacaaagataCTAAGGAGGTAAGTGttataagagaaaaaaatgtgtataattttttaatacaaattgtAATGGCATTTATAATTTGggataaaagtaaaatgattgaaaaatgtaGTGGGGGCGCGTGCCCCCACTGGAGACCATGTGGCTCCGCTTACTCATATCTGCACTATTCTCCTCTCGAGTTCGGCCAAAGGCAGGCCATCCATGTCAAGACTAAGAGATTCACAAAAGATTTTTCTCTTGCAGTCTGACCTCAAGAGGTTCTCAAATTTTGAACTCTGGTCCATGTTGACACTTGAGCTATCTTTGGTTTTTCTAACATCTACgtcatttattattatttttttttttgtaatgcagGGTGTTGCAGATCAGCTTGCGCATACCTCGGACTAATCACTACAGCCACTCCCACAGttgtttcacacgcttacgcgtGAGATAAGTTTCTTTGTGCTTTAATTATACGATCTTTCACTTAAAAAGAAATCCTTAATAAATACTAATACTGCCCATTCAAACTACTTAATcgataatataaatgatgaacTTTTTATGCACCAGCTTAATGTAGGAGTAGTAATTTAGATTTTTAAATTGGtgtaaaaaaagtttattaaacacatactatattttttaaaagagagACTTATTTACGGCACAGCCggtgaataacttattcatggcgtacaatctcggccgtccatttcggcaatcaatggttgagatctgcttttcaattttgaccggtaacaattaatttttatcggtcaaaattaattttcaatccggaccgtctaaaacacttttggacagctgCGATTGAGCATGATAAATTTCATTTACGGATTGCTCCATATAGAAGTGTTTCTCTTCTTAAAAAGACTAACCCGTGGAATGAATTTTATGATACGTTTTTATGGTGCCCCTCTGCTTTCAACTGCTAATGGTCACCTAGTTGGTCATCGCTACAGATATCCTTAATTATACCAACGTGACTCTCGTTAATTATAAATATTTAGTTTATAAAAGGACATAATTAACACAATCTCCTTGTTTATAATTCGGTAtttctattgtcagcccagtgggttgacaataagcacacaaaagaataaggaaaacacatatttctatatatttttttacactttttaatacacattcacactttttattgtcagcccagtggctgattttagatttttcctttataattatattcttttcttattttatattCGAATTCATAAAGTTACCATTTCATGTATTGATGAGTCGGTTTCCGGCACGGTCAGTCTCGGTGTTCTACAATAAAAAACTTGATCACACCGGTGTGGTGTCAGCCAACACCCATATGATGACTAAGTTAGTACGTTTGCAGAGAAAGAAGTATTGAACTCAagcaaatttatttatttttgatcggcaaaagtaatattttattaggGAAACCTTaacaaagggtacatcaagttgggggGAAGGGAAAGGGAATCCAACCAACAGTTGAATGAAACACCTAGTGAGTCAAAACCCAAACACCTAAAAAGGAGCAATCACTAGGTTTTGTTACGAAAGCGTCTTCTAATGACGAGGTTCAGCATAAGTTTTATTTGGGGGAATCTTCTTGCCCTAAAGCGGAGTCCTGCGAGGCCATAGCAATAGATCCTTTAAGGGAAGTGCTTAATGAGGATCATGAGGTGAGCTCTTCCAATTTTGCCAGTATGCCGTGTT contains the following coding sequences:
- the LOC131306810 gene encoding uncharacterized membrane protein At1g16860-like produces the protein MGSRSRSHQLSNGLYVSGRPEQQKEKSPTMSSVAMPYTGGDIKKSGELGKMFDIPTDGSKSRKSGPINNAPSRTASFGGVGSLSGQLTPNAANRSSVSSTGGGGSASLKKTNSGPLNKHGESMKKSSGPQVGGTASVSRQNSGPIAPLLPTTGLITSGPISSGPLNSSGAPRKVSGSLDSTGSLKLHSAAIVHNPAVTNLSQEEEYSFHRSFPKPILWAMGLLFVMGFIAGGFILGAVHNPILLVVVFVLFVAVAAVFTWNTCWGRKSITGFIARYPDTELRTARDGQFVKVSGVVTCGNVPLESSFQKVPRCVYTSTSLYEYRGCDSKAANPTHRRFTWGLRAVEKHVTDFYISDFQSGLRALVKAGHGAKVTPYVDYSVVVDINQSNRDMSPEFVRWLGERKLSSDDRIMRLKEGYIKEGSAVSVMGVVQRNDNVLMIVPPPEPIPTGCQWGKCILPATLEGLVLRCEDSSKIDVIPV